The nucleotide sequence TACCTTGTATATGTCAAACCAGTATGTATGTTTTACAGGATACATCACTCTTAAGCCAGACAAAATTGGGCTATGTAGAACAACTGCTCTCAAACGAGTTAATCGGGATGCTAAATCCAAAGTAGGACCACTGCCCACTGATTGGCCATAAAGAATGATATTATCCTCAGCAGCTCCATAGGTATATATGAGGCATCTGTATACAGCTTCTATGTCAGCATAAGTGTTTTGTTCACTAGGCTGCAGTATCAGATAAAGATAAAGGGTTAGCATCATGAGCATTAATGATATTAAGAAAAAAGTTAGAAGTTACCAACAAATAAAGGTGTGTACCTCCCCAGTGGATTGCCCATAACCAGAATAGTCATAGCTGCAAAGTAATGGTAGACAAGGTATTAATATTTCACCCAATTAGAATAAAAGGGGTGCGGCGGGAGGGGGCTGAGGGGTTCACCATGCGGTTTCCAAAACATAAGGACCTTTGAAAATGGTTTCATCTGACAATACTCTTATTTTTTGGATTATGAAACCTCCTAAACACAAACTGCCAATATCAAAGAAAAAATAAAGTGCAGTTGTGACACTCAACCATGTGAAATTGGCAACATATGGATCACACAATCACTTTGAAGTTATGAACACCTATAGTATTATCCAGCAGCTAATGGATAGGCTAATGAGCATGAACATGTTTCGTTATAAGACAACCTTGACCCTTAATGTGGTTATTCACGGATATAAAATAATTTTACTCAGCTCTTTTGTGAAAAAAAAATGTTTAAGCTACTTCTCTGAGTCACTTTCAGCTGTTCACGACTCATATTTATCTTTTTTCATTTGATAAGAAAAATGAAAGTCAGCTGATACCTGATATAGCATCTCGGTTAATGCAAAGACATTTCAGTTTGCTAAGTTCCATTCTAGGAACATGTATCAGTAATCACTGGTAATGAACACTGATGCCTGAGTTATGAATGGTATCTAGTAATCATGCAAGAAATTTAAGTATAACAGAGGTCCCAAGGTAGCCACGAAAGCCCTATGGACCATGTCAGAAGCAGTCCTCAGTGATGTTGAAGTTACATTACTCAACCAAACACAATCAACTAGTTAAAGTAACCACGCAGCATGATGGTACATGGCAAAATGCATGGCTATAAAGAGGACAAAGAGTGAGTTCAAAGGACAGAGCAATAAGAAAAAAGATGAAAGGAATGTCGATTATATTATTAGCAAACAACATAACAAAAGCAAGAAAAAGCTTGGCTTAAAGAAAAGGAGCAGAGGACAAACCAACAGGCAATTCTTTCTAACCACAGAATTTTAAATTGGCTACAGCTGCTAGATGTATCAATTTCATGCTCCTGCAAGCACGTGATATTTCAGCGCACTGCTACcccaaaaaaattattttgtttgTACCAAACTCCATTGGTGAACAGTTCCAATTAAACCAGGAAATGTAGTAACATCTAACAATCAAAATATATGCAAACAAACAAAAACCAGGCTCCATGCCACCTCGCATAGAATCAAGTCAGTCACAAAATAACCTATAGCAATTAGAAACTAAAAATCTAAATGTTATTTGTGATATCTAATATTATTAAGTAAATTACATAGACTGGAGAGCAATCGCCTCAAACAGACATGGCCAGGTTTATTCCAATCATAAAATGAAACAGCCTCACAGAAAAATCAAAATGACGACAACCACAAATCAGCTAACGTAACAGTGTCAAACATAGGATTTCAAAGCCAAGAAAAAAAGGTGAACTACTGCAAGCAAACCAAGCAGCATCAAGCACTATTCCAGCATTCGTACAGCTTCATACTGGGATCATGAATGCCTCAAGTCAATAGTAATTGGTCAGGTTGCATCTGTCATCGAAGGTAGGAGGCAGCGACCCCAGTGATCCGCCCCAGTGTCCCAACATTTCATCCAAATGAACACGAGCGGCATTCTAACTCGAGAGTCGAGATAAGATTGCAGCAGTAGCTCCGATCCAGGGACACACGATCAGGAAGATCCAAGGATATACACTGCAAACCCACGGTGGTCCCAACGGCAGAGAATTGCAACGAGGGGGAGCATCGAATCGCATCGCAATCTGAGCCAATGCAACTCAATCGGGGAGAGAGCGCGTGTGGAAGGTACCCCATGAGGTTGACGTTGAGGTGGGCGctgagctcgacgaagagctCGTACATCTGGCCGAGGTCGGCGGCGTTGCCGTGGGAGTAGAGCAGCGTGAGCTTGGCCCCCGCCTGGCGCACGTGCATCGCGACCACCTCCGTGCCCCGCTTCGTCCGTAGCCGCCGCGCCTCCACGTTGCCCCTCCGCGGGACGCCCGTGAGCTCCACCaccgcgcctcctcctcctccgccgcccttctcctcccccttcgccgccgtcgccgccggctcGGGGGCGGCAGgggccaccggcggcggcggcggcggctgttgcgGCTGCTCCACACCGTACGACGGGGGGCTCGGCGGGAAGAAGGCGAAGCGCGCCGCGACCGTCGAGGTGACAGCGcccatctagggttagggtttgcggcTGGGCTGTGAGGCGGAGGTGAGGAGGGcgcggggaaggggaaggggagggtAGCTGGGTGGGCGGAGCGCGTCGATGGCTTTCAGTTTCCTTTGGCGTCGCGGAAAGAGAGAGGggaaggagagagaagagaggagggctGTGGAGTCTGTGGCGTTGGAAACTTGGAATTGTCAATTCGGGGTCTGAATTGTGAGGATGATTTGGGTGGTTTTTGCACGGCAGGGGGGCGGGGGCACGGCAAGGCATGGCAGTTGTTTGAACAGGTCTCCAACAACCTCGGTTGAACAGTtcggaaaaaaagagaaaaaaaatggaACGATAGTGACGTGCAAATACCATTATTTTGGCGCATATGTGTTGTGTTATTAGAAAATTGATGGGAGTATATATTCTGATAGTATTGGTTACTTGATATAAGTCTCCGATCTATATTTGTATAGTGATCTTGTTCGGCTTACTCAGAAACCGGTTTGTTCGAtttgtttttttagtcggaacaatgtttttctctcacaacaattcagccagaacagtatttttcagccagtttcagtcaagtttcagcaaaCCGAGCGGGCCAGTATTGTGATGAAATTTGGGCAATTGGCCAGATATGACTTGTGGGGTGGTTAGGCTGTCAAATCTATGTATATAGTACAATGCTACACGTTAACACATACAATCACATGTATAGAGCACCACTATTATGAAAAATACTTTATTTAAATAGATGTAGGAGCATCGCATGTTTTTGGTGTACATCAAGCTCTTAGGTTTATGGCCACTTCTCATGTTAGTTGTACATTGTATTTTGatgttgattttttttgtttctatttacTTGGAACATATGCGTCAATAATTGTTTTTTGCAATCTTTCTAAATGATTATGTAGTACAACAGATTCGTTTTAAATTCGTGGGATCTCTAATCTCTAGCTAAGATAACACGCGgtggcttgaatgatgaaattaaACACTGATCCATCGCTACTTTTTTTTTCAATTTAACAATCCTTTCGTTTAATCTATTCCTATTTTCTTGCATTCCATATGCCATACCAAAGTCTTTGGCGTTTACGTACATAGTGAAATCAGAAATAAAACATTCCAAAGGATCGATGTGTCGGGGACcgatactagggtacccaaagagaaaaagctaataaccatcaacgattgattcatccgagcggtcaagagcgcgactacacctcttgttgggctccgcctcgtctgaccacCGAGGCcaggggctccgtctcgtccaaccCCCGAGGGTTAGCTCTGCCTCAGTGGACACTAAGGTCGcggactccgcctcgtccgacccctagggTCGGCTCCACCTCAGCTGATTCCTAATGGCGGACTCCGTCTCGTTCGACCTccgaaggttggctccgcctcgtccgatctctgagggccagctccgcctcgcccgacgtccgagggctggctccgcctcgcccgactcccgagggccggctccgcctcgcccaacccctgagggccggctctgcctcacccgatccctcgagCACGGTTCCTAACAGAAGCTCACTTCATCGCCAACCACTACGGCCCAGAAAAGTACCactcaaggtcaaacttctggcatcgtgcagggagcgatCACATCTCAGCACGACCCGTCCCCACGACATATCATTCCgaggaactcacatcgcccacagtgacgGACACGTGGTCACTGTGCAGCCAACTCCTtgcctgaccaccgtccaacgCCAGTCAACCGGcgtcagttgactggcactgtaccgcTAGCTCCCCGCATGGCTTTCTGTCAGGGGACCCTCTGACCATTCCGACCGCTCGGATGTGACGAAAGACAAGAATGACGCACGACGCCCGCACGTAAGCTGCAGCGGCCAACAGGACCCCGGTACGACGTCCGCTGCCACTACGATCTACACGGGCAGCGGGACCCACAGCGAAGAGGAGGACGGCGCACCTCCagggagccttatttctctttccttTTTCCTCCTCCATTCGGGGGTAAACCCCCACTTTCccattgacctataaaagggaaagcagtgcGTCTCACTACTGAGGATCGATTCATCACACGGCGATTCATCGAACAAACACACCGCatcacaccagagacttgggagctaccaTCCTCTCTCGCCAGTTTATAATCGCcgtactacaaactcagtgctagtaacacgagcagctcgaaactgaacgtagggacattcggtccgaaccagtataattccttgtgtcctcttagcacattatcagggtcagacgcgcaatatacaaatttactagccggtgcttactcgaaacaccgacacgatGCCTGCAAAAGCCCATTAAAAATGATGAATCGCTATATTATATATAACACATAAACTAATACCACCGTCAGCATATACAACCAATTCTTTGCCATCATCAGAAGAAAAAGGGAGTTAATTAAATCATTTTCGCAATTTAGAAGCCATTTATGTGACCATACGCATCAGCAAAAGGCCGACACCACCATCACGCAATATCCCAAAAGTCCAGGGACCGGTGCCTGCGCTGCAGCAACCAAATCAGCCTTGTGCTCGACGGCGACGAGCTGGAAGCTTAAACCAGCCGAGGCCAGCCCCATATGGCCCATGGCACGCCATTATTTTGGACTGACAGGTGCTCTCCCATCGCCCGCTCACTGTCACTGCTGCCTGCACCCTCTGACAGAGGGCCCGGCCCCACCGCACAGTGTCTACGGGCGCGGGATCTGATGATATACCCAGCGTGGCAACAGCCGATGGAGCTGTCacgttagactgtctccaacagcgtAGGTAAACGGCAACCCAAACGCAAAATGCCTAGTGCAAAGTGTTTTGGGTCCCAAAATCACGGTCCAACGGAGAACGCAAACACGATAGCCATTTTGCGTAGCAAACGACTCGGAAAGCAAAAAAGCGTCGTCGAGAACGATGACGCAAAACaccgtagagagagagagagggaggagcgacCGACGCCGGGGCCCGGCACAGGGGCGGGGCCGATGGAGGTTGGTGGAGGCGCGACTACCGTCGTGGTGTCCGGATCCGCCCGGCCGCCATCGGAGGGAGTAGGGGTAGGCGGCATCGGGCAGGGGAGGGAGGATCCCGCCGGCGAGGTCCGCCTGCGGTGGAGCAGCGCCGCCGGCAAGGGCCGCTCGCAGCCCGCAGAGAAGAGCACCGCCGGCGTGGACGCAGTGAGGCTGGGGCCGGAGCTCGCCCGCACGATGGCGCCGGATCCAGAGCTCGCGCTGTGGAGCGAGCCCCGCGGACGGGGGCGCTCGGCCACGCGGCACCACGGACGGGGGCTCTTGGCCAGGCGGGCCTGCGGACGGAGTCGCCGGCGACCTCAGGAGGCCAGATCCGGTAGGGAAAGGGGCTGCCTCTGGGTGGGATGGAGGGGTGCCGCCGGTGGAGCGAGAGGAGGAAGGGAAGAGGCGGCGGGGCTCGCGAGAGGAGGAAGGGAGGAGGACGCTCTGTTGCGGCTGCTGTTGGAGGAGGGAGGATATGGGTCACGTACCATTTTACTGTGCGCAACGTAAACCGAGAAATATCTCCTGTGTTTGGGTTGGATCTGTTGGAGTCGGTCTTACATTAGGCTAAACCAAACCAATCGCTGTCCTCTTGTTGACTAATAATTTAATTTAACTTGTGGCGAGGGCAAGTGTCGCTGTTCCAAGAATGGTCTCACTCTCAGTCTCACTGCATTCTCAAGGAAACCTGTTCTGCTCGAATATTTAAAAATCCCCTTTCGCATCTTGTGACGTCTGGGCAGTGAGCACGAGGTCAAGTCGACGGGTTTCCCGGTGCAATACAAACGGAGGTCAAATCTGCCTGTGCCGTGCGCCCCGTGCTCCACTGAGGCGTTGATCCCATCGAAGCAAAGACGGCCAGATTTTGCTCAAAAATCATGCAGTTTGAAAAGGCATCCGAACTATCAAATTCCGCTGAAACAAAAAAAGGAAGTGTAGTTCAGCCCCACGTAGTAGAAGAGCTCAGGCAGCACAACGGCAATgataaataaaaagaagcatgagaTGCCAAGCTGCATCTGCATGTGAAATCATCCAGCTCAAGAATTTTTTGGTACTGGAGGATTCAGCTCCAGAGCCTCCACATGTCATTGACCAGTCTCCTGCGGCCAATTTCGTGGACCGAAAATCTGCAGGAATCTTGGAAGCATGCGCGTACACTGCAAGATGCAGTTCGCCCATTGATCCAGAAATTACTATACACAACAGGGACAGGTTTCTTGTGCCTCAGTAGGCAATGATTAGGCCCCGTAAAATCCGCCACTCATGTATCAATTTCCTGGCACTAATACCTACTACTACCAAATACAGTACTACTACTGTGAGGGACAAAATCACAACTGCTGGCTAATCTGTCTGAAAGTTACTCCAGCACAACTTGGAATCTGATTGCATCATTGCAATGGTAGGAAACGTAGCAGCACCTACAGCGCTGTCTCCTCATTCATCCAGAATATAATATGTTTCTTGGATAAGCTCAACTCAAGTGTCGGCAAAAGAAACTGCGTAGTAGTGGTCTGTGGATGGGAAATCATTGGGTAGCAGAAATGTGATAGGCCGATTTTACTTTCTTTTCCAAGAGGGCAACGCGCTTGTCGAGCATGGACACCACTGCCTCAAACTCAGTCACCTGTTGATCTATCGCATCGATCTGCGACACGTAATCGTCGAAGCCTCGGTTTTTCTCGTTCAGCTGCTCTACAAAGACTCGCAGACCAGCGGCAATGTCACCATAGTTGCTGTACTCCCGCTACGCGGTCATTCATCTTCTCAAGCAGAGCCAGCTGATTGTTAGTCCCCTGAAAGCAATGACAACAATGACAGACACTCAAGTCCTGGTCAATAAATTAAATTTAATTGAAAGTTGCTTGTTACCGCACATGTCAGCTTACAACATAACCAATACTCTCTGTATTCCGGATTATAGTTCGCAATAGCTTTGTCCTAAGCAACGCATCTCTAACTTTGACTAGTTTTTTAGAAAATATATTGACATCTACAAGTTCAAATCAATGCACTAGCAAGACATATTTCATGGAGAActaaagtttgacttaggacaaagctcaagtgaactataatttggtaTGAAGGGAGTACATGCTACTTATATAGCCTTACCGAGGAACATTAATAAGGGTTCAACTTTCATACCACATAGGAAAACAAATTGTCTTTCATTTCAAGGGCCAGATTTGGGGGTTTGGGGGGATGGGGGGGATGTTATTATGTTAGTTCTATTAAATTTTAACGACTATATTCTTTTTTAAAGTTATTTTTACCCTAACCAGTCAGAGTGTTCTTTTATCACAAGCCTAAATTGTTTAGGGTTAATTATAATTGTTTATTGCTCAAAAGGACAGAGTGAAAGTTTATTGGCAAATTTGAAAATTTACTCGGTAGCCACAAAAGGAAGTGTCATATATAGACCAGTACTCTTGCCAATAACAGAACACACCACGATACCAAGTTAGCCTCCATTCCAATAATACTGTACATTCACTTTTGTTGTTTTGAACTTTTGATCCAGCATGTCCATGAAAAGAAAATTAATGTTTAGTGAATGGTGACAATCTATCATAGCCGCTGAGCTAATCTCACAGTTATTAGCCATTCCTTGCCATGTCAAGGGAAATGATTAGCCTCCTGTTATGTCAAGTACTACTAAAGTTGTAACTAGTGAGCTAGGTCAATGTAAGGATATGTTGCAATTTCAGCCTATAAAAGTCGGGTGTGGACCACATGTCCTAGGTTCCCAAATCCCAAATCCATACTCGTACTCACCACACCCAACCTGGTATCCTTTTCTGGTCAGTTTCCAGCAAAAAATGGGggtaagatttttttttttcaaaaacgcaggagagctgcgcttcTTTGTATtagagagaaagaaaaggtcCCCATACATCACACACATCTCCTACGGGGACCAAATATGAGAGGTGGTTAAAATAAATTACAAGATCACCTTGAATACAGAAAAAAAGGACTCGACGACCACATTAAACTCTAGCACTAAGCTCTAGACCTTGTAGTTTCTTAGCTCCGGCCATGCACCAGAGGCTATGCTCATCTTTGAATTCCCTTAGAATGGTGTTCACAGAAGGAGAAGCACCCTCAAAGACGCAAACATTCTCCTACGCTTCCATATAATCCAAGCGCCTAGGATAATTAAAGAATTCGGTCCCGAAAAAAAAATGGGGGTAAGATAATTGAGCCATTCTTCTTCTTAGTCTGTAAATATGAAGCAATACTAGAAACTACTCAGAAATCAGGGGTCACAACTAGCTGCTACAACTACCTTTCCAAAGAAATTCATTCACCGTGAATTCATTTCGATACACCAGCACTGCAAATAGCATAGCATCTTTTAACACCTAAACTGTAGATACTTTCGTTTGCAAGAGATGTTTGTGAGGTTTGGAGGCACACAGCTACCACTGCCACCCATCATTTGAACCTAAAGGGTTAGCACACATGGGAGCACagcaaatgaaaagaaaaaaaactgaaTGTATCAAATTCAGCAAACATCCGGCTAGAACAATCTTCCTAACTACTATGAATTTTAAAGCTGCTGGCCACCAGTAAAGCAGGACAATAGGGAAGTGATCGGCGCTAGGGTTACGGCGTGATTTGCCGCGTTGCCTTACCAAAATCATCACCGAGCATTACCagactgattttttttttcacaaaACTGACTGAAATTAGTTCTCATTAAAATGGATCACTACTTTGTGCAACTTAGTGTGGCTAGATATATATTTGGACCCCACGTCAAAGCTGGGCCCTAGAATTAAAAATGTCATGTTCACACTTTAAAATTTTAGCGAAACTAAATAAAATTTGTAGCAGACGATTCAATATAGCACTGGGTACTTTGTGCAGATTACTGCAGTAAGACCAACATTAGGATCCCACATTAGAAACCCAAAACTAAAATGATCTTTGCATTATCTGATCCACCAATTTCTACTAATAGGTGATTAATCGAGCTAAAGACATCCAGGGGTAATCCACTCCCCATGCCCTCCTCTACCCATTTGTGTGGGATAAAAcaaaattaccatacccagatacCCTACCCAAATAAGGTGGATAAGGGTTTGAATATGAGCAACTAGTTGATTTTTTTAAGGTATATTACCAGTTGACTAATGCGCACTTAAAATTACTCCTCTCATAGAGTCGATAACCGGGAATAGACCACAATCGTTCAGCTTAGCTAAATCCAGGAAAGTGAGGACGCGGCTGTAATTGCGCGGCCCCCGAAGGTTTCGATTAGGGTCGAAGAGAAAACCTGGAGCTCGCTGCGGACCATGTGGGAGACGTTGGTGAAGAGCTGAGCCAGCGACTCCGCTAGCTTGTCCCGCTGCCCCGACGCCCCCGCCACCGCCGGGTTCGCTTCGCAGTCGCCATCGCCGGCGCTGTGCTTCCCTCGCTCCGCTCCGTGCAGCGTCTTGGATCGCAACCAGGCCTAGCTTTTGGTCCGCTGCTGTGGCAAGGACAGGCCCATAGTGGTAGGCCCGTAAGGCCACTCTGTCCGCTCCAACTTCTTCTGGTTGCGCTGCACCACCAAAGTTACTTTCTACAGCCCAGCCCGCAGCCGGAATCAGAACCACACCCACTGCCCACAGGTCCTCTTGTTCTCCGCCTCTCCGGAAACCGAGAGCGGAGCAGAGCGCCTTCCAGCGGCCGGCGGCTAGAAG is from Miscanthus floridulus cultivar M001 chromosome 7, ASM1932011v1, whole genome shotgun sequence and encodes:
- the LOC136466764 gene encoding uncharacterized protein, yielding MGAVTSTVAARFAFFPPSPPSYGVEQPQQPPPPPPVAPAAPEPAATAAKGEEKGGGGGGGAVVELTGVPRRGNVEARRLRTKRGTEVVAMHVRQAGAKLTLLYSHGNAADLGQMYELFVELSAHLNVNLMGYDYSGYGQSTGEPSEQNTYADIEAVYRCLIYTYGAAEDNIILYGQSVGSGPTLDLASRLTRLRAVVLHSPILSGLRVMYPVKHTYWFDIYKNIDKIPLVRCPVLVIHGTADEVVDCSHGRSLWELAEVKYEPLWIKGGNHCNLELYPEYIKHLKKFVGAIERSPPPPPSDESTESSGPSGRSPTEPECSAEDSRKSTDCRDKTRPSIDQRHSTDRREKPRGSTDRRDKTRKSVDHPDKPRASVDQSDRPRKSIDRFGGMMKSVRLCNIDCFKVTATSGS